A single window of Dermacentor albipictus isolate Rhodes 1998 colony chromosome 1, USDA_Dalb.pri_finalv2, whole genome shotgun sequence DNA harbors:
- the LOC135921317 gene encoding peptidyl-prolyl cis-trans isomerase B-like codes for MKESAKSVAVFVSDPDGRQKLSWKDTLLACFAVGNPSRCLKMNVIIGTLGLLALITLVWAAEEKVKGPKVTDKVYFDIEIGGEPAGRIEIGLFGKTVPKTVKNFKELCEKHQTEKSKDGSLVGYKGSKFHRVIADFMIQGGDFTKGDGTGGRSIYGERFPDENFKLKHYGAGWLSMANAGKDTNGSQFFITCKKTTWLDGKHVVFGKVIAGMDVVRKVEKLSTDSRDRPTKDVVIVDSGVLTVEVPFPTARADATD; via the exons ATGAAAGAGAGTGCCAAGTCAGTCGCCGTCTTCGTCAGTGATCCCGACGGTCGACAGAAGCTGTCCTGGAAGGATACTCTGCTTGCATGTTTTGCTGTAGGAAACCCTTCTAGGTGTCTCAAAATGAACGTTATAATCGGCACGCTGGGCCTTCTGGCCCTCATTACATTGGTGTGGGCGGCCGAAGAAAAAGTCAAAGGCCCTAAAGTTACCGACAAG gtgtaCTTCGACATCGAGATTGGAGGCGAACCGGCCGGTCGGATAGAAATTGGCCTCTTTGGCAAAACTGTGCCAAAAACGGTCAAGAACTTCAAGGAACTGTGCGAGAAGCACCAGACTGAG AAATCCAAAGATGGTAGCCTTGTTGGCTACAAAGGCAGCAAGTTCCACCGTGTTATTGCAGACTTCATGATCCAAGGTGGCGACTTTACCAAAGGAGATGGCACTGGAG GACGTAGCATCTATGGAGAGCGATTCCCTGACGAGAACTTCAAGCTCAAGCATTATGGTGCTGGGTGGCTCTCAATGGCCAATGCTGGAAAGGACACTAATGGGTCACAATTCTTCATCACGTGCAAGAAGACCACTTGGCTGGATGGCAAGCACGTTGTTTTTGGCAAAGTTATTGCTGGAATG GATGTTGTGCGCAAGGTGGAGAAGCTTTCCACAGACAGTAGGGACAGGCCAACGAAAGATGTTGTTATTGTGGACTCTGGTGTGCTAACTGTGGAAGTTCCTTTCCCCACAGCTCGCGCTGACGCCACTGACTAG